A DNA window from Streptococcus sp. LPB0220 contains the following coding sequences:
- the rpmI gene encoding 50S ribosomal protein L35 — MPKQKTHRASAKRFKRTGSGGLKRFRAYTSHRFHGKTKKQRRHLRKASMVHSGDFKRIKAMLTRLK; from the coding sequence ATGCCAAAACAAAAAACACACCGCGCATCAGCTAAACGTTTCAAACGTACAGGTTCTGGTGGACTTAAACGTTTCCGTGCTTACACTTCTCACCGTTTCCACGGAAAAACTAAGAAACAACGTCGTCATCTTCGTAAAGCATCTATGGTGCATTCAGGAGATTTCAAACGTATCAAAGCAATGCTTACTCGCTTGAAATAA
- the rplT gene encoding 50S ribosomal protein L20, translated as MARVKGGVVSRKRRKRILKLAKGYYGAKHILFRTAKEQVMNSYYYAYRDRRQKKRDFRKLWITRINAAARMNGLSYSQLMHGLKLAEIEVNRKMLADLAVNDAAAFTALADAAKAKLGK; from the coding sequence ATGGCACGTGTTAAAGGTGGCGTTGTATCACGCAAACGTCGTAAACGTATTCTTAAATTAGCTAAAGGTTACTATGGAGCTAAACATATCTTGTTCCGTACTGCAAAAGAACAAGTAATGAACTCTTACTACTATGCATACCGTGACCGTCGTCAAAAGAAACGTGACTTCCGTAAATTGTGGATCACACGTATCAATGCGGCAGCTCGTATGAACGGACTTTCATACTCACAATTGATGCATGGTTTGAAATTGGCTGAGATCGAAGTAAACCGTAAAATGCTTGCTGACTTGGCTGTTAACGATGCAGCAGCTTTCACAGCTCTTGCAGATGCAGCTAAAGCAAAACTTGGTAAATAA
- a CDS encoding deoxycytidylate deaminase: protein MTHNRLAWDEYFAAQALLISNRATCNRAKVGAVLVKDNKVIATGYNGSVSGTDHCLEDGCLMVEGHCVRTIHAEVNAILQGAERGIPKGFTAYVTHFPCLNCTKQLLQVGCKRVVYIHQYRIDEYAEYLYREKEVELVNLPIEEVKRAIAEADFI, encoded by the coding sequence GTGACACACAATCGACTAGCATGGGATGAATATTTTGCAGCACAGGCCTTACTGATTTCGAATCGGGCGACATGTAATCGGGCAAAAGTAGGTGCTGTATTGGTTAAGGATAATAAGGTCATTGCAACAGGTTATAATGGATCCGTTTCTGGTACAGATCATTGCTTGGAGGATGGCTGCCTCATGGTCGAGGGACATTGTGTCCGGACGATTCATGCGGAAGTCAATGCGATTTTGCAAGGAGCTGAACGTGGAATTCCCAAAGGCTTTACAGCTTATGTGACGCATTTTCCTTGTCTCAATTGTACCAAGCAGTTGCTTCAAGTCGGTTGCAAGCGGGTAGTATACATTCATCAATACCGCATCGATGAATATGCCGAATACCTCTACCGTGAAAAAGAAGTAGAACTGGTCAATTTACCAATTGAAGAAGTGAAAAGAGCTATTGCAGAGGCTGATTTTATTTAG